The following coding sequences lie in one Mycobacterium sp. DL440 genomic window:
- a CDS encoding ubiquinol-cytochrome c reductase iron-sulfur subunit — protein MTDNTPKIPSDDELASMSRDELVELGGKIDGVETIFKEPRWPVPGTKAEKRTERLVAYWLLLGGLSGLALLVIFLFWPWEYQPFGSEGEFLYSLATPLYGLTFGLSILAIGIGAVLFQKKFIPEEISVQDRHDGRSPELHRKTIAANLTDALEGSTVKRRKLIGLSLGIGLGAFGAGTLVAFIGGLIKNPWKPVVPTADGKKAVLWTSGWTPRFHGETIYLARATGRPGSSPFVKMRPEDLDAGGMETVFPWRASDGDGTTVESEHHLTEISMGVRNPVMLIRIKPADMPRVVKRKGQESFNFGELFAYTKVCSHLGCPSSLYEQQTYRILCPCHQSQFDALHFAKPIFGPAARALAQLPITIDKDGYLVANGDFVEPVGPAFWERKS, from the coding sequence ATGACCGACAACACCCCGAAGATCCCCAGCGATGACGAGCTGGCCTCGATGTCGCGTGACGAGCTCGTCGAGCTCGGCGGCAAGATCGATGGCGTCGAGACCATCTTCAAGGAGCCGCGCTGGCCGGTCCCCGGGACCAAGGCCGAGAAGCGCACCGAGCGCCTCGTCGCGTACTGGCTTCTGCTCGGCGGGCTTTCGGGTCTGGCGCTGTTGGTGATCTTCCTGTTCTGGCCGTGGGAGTACCAGCCTTTCGGTTCGGAGGGTGAGTTCCTCTACTCGCTGGCCACCCCGCTGTACGGCCTCACCTTCGGCCTGTCGATCCTGGCGATCGGTATCGGCGCGGTGCTGTTCCAGAAGAAGTTCATCCCCGAGGAGATCTCGGTCCAGGACCGCCACGACGGGCGCTCCCCCGAGTTGCACCGCAAGACCATCGCGGCCAACCTGACCGACGCCCTGGAAGGCTCGACGGTCAAGCGCCGCAAGCTGATCGGTTTGTCGCTGGGCATCGGCCTCGGCGCATTCGGGGCCGGCACGCTGGTGGCCTTCATCGGCGGGTTGATCAAGAACCCGTGGAAGCCCGTGGTGCCCACTGCCGATGGCAAGAAGGCCGTGTTGTGGACCTCGGGGTGGACGCCCCGATTCCACGGCGAGACCATCTACCTGGCTCGCGCGACCGGGCGTCCCGGTTCGTCTCCGTTCGTCAAGATGCGGCCCGAGGATCTCGACGCCGGTGGCATGGAGACGGTCTTCCCCTGGCGCGCGTCTGACGGCGACGGCACCACCGTCGAGTCCGAGCACCACCTCACCGAGATCTCGATGGGTGTGCGCAACCCGGTCATGTTGATCCGCATCAAGCCGGCCGACATGCCCCGCGTGGTCAAGCGAAAGGGCCAGGAGAGCTTCAACTTTGGTGAGCTGTTCGCCTACACCAAGGTCTGCTCGCACCTGGGCTGCCCCTCGTCGCTGTACGAGCAGCAGACCTACCGCATCCTGTGCCCGTGCCACCAGTCGCAGTTCGACGCGTTGCACTTCGCCAAGCCCATATTCGGTCCGGCTGCGCGCGCGTTGGCGCAGCTGCCCATCACCATCGACAAAGACGGCTACCTGGTCGCCAACGGCGACTTCGTCGAACCCGTCGGACCGGCATTCTGGGAGCGCAAATCATGA
- a CDS encoding cytochrome bc complex cytochrome b subunit, with protein sequence MSPDLAKIAGAQGDAIDSRYHPSAAVRRQLNKVFPTHWSFLLGEIALYSFIVLLITGVWLTLFFDPSMAHVTYDGVYQPLRGVQMSRAYESALEISFEVRGGLFVRQIHHWAALMFAASIMVHMARIFFTGAFRRPREANWVIGSLLLILAMFEGYFGYSLPDDLLSGIGLRAALSSITLGMPIIGTWLHWALFGGDFPGEILIPRLYALHILLIPGIILALIGAHMALVWFQKHTQFPGPGRTEHNVVGVRVMPVFAVKSGAFFALITGVLGLMGGLLTINPIWQLGPYKPSQISAGSQPDFYMMWTEGLARIWPAWEFYPFGHTIPAVVWVALIMGGVFGLLIAYPFIERKVTGDDAHHNLLQRPRDVPVRTAIGSMAIAFYMVLTLAAMNDIIAFKFHISLNATTWIGRIGMVVLPAIVYFIAYRWAISLQRSDRAVLEHGIETGIIKRLPHGAYVELHQPLGPVDDHGHPIPLEYQGAALPKRMNKLGSAGSPGTGSFLFADPAVEHDALTEAEHASEHKALTALREQQERNGNGDTNGHH encoded by the coding sequence ATGAGCCCTGACCTTGCCAAGATCGCTGGCGCACAAGGCGATGCGATCGATTCCCGTTATCATCCTTCGGCGGCGGTGCGCCGGCAGCTGAACAAGGTGTTCCCCACCCACTGGTCCTTCCTGCTGGGTGAGATCGCGTTGTACAGCTTCATCGTGCTGCTGATCACCGGTGTCTGGCTGACGCTGTTCTTCGATCCGTCGATGGCGCACGTCACCTACGACGGTGTGTATCAACCACTTCGCGGTGTCCAGATGTCGCGGGCCTACGAGTCCGCACTCGAGATCAGCTTCGAGGTGCGCGGCGGGTTGTTCGTCCGCCAGATCCACCACTGGGCCGCGCTGATGTTCGCCGCGTCGATCATGGTGCACATGGCGCGCATCTTCTTCACCGGTGCGTTCCGCCGCCCGCGTGAGGCCAACTGGGTGATCGGCTCGCTGCTGCTCATCCTCGCGATGTTCGAGGGTTACTTCGGTTACTCGCTGCCCGACGACCTGCTGTCCGGCATCGGTCTGCGCGCCGCGCTGTCCTCGATCACCCTGGGCATGCCCATCATCGGAACGTGGCTGCACTGGGCGCTGTTCGGCGGGGACTTCCCCGGCGAGATCCTGATCCCGCGCCTGTACGCACTGCACATCCTGCTGATCCCGGGCATCATCCTGGCCCTCATCGGCGCGCACATGGCGCTGGTGTGGTTCCAGAAGCACACCCAGTTCCCCGGCCCCGGCCGCACCGAGCACAACGTGGTCGGCGTGCGCGTGATGCCGGTGTTCGCGGTGAAGTCGGGCGCGTTCTTCGCCCTGATCACGGGCGTGCTGGGCCTGATGGGCGGCCTGCTGACGATCAACCCGATCTGGCAATTGGGTCCGTACAAGCCGTCGCAGATCTCGGCGGGTAGCCAGCCCGACTTCTACATGATGTGGACCGAAGGCCTGGCGCGTATCTGGCCGGCCTGGGAGTTCTACCCGTTCGGCCACACCATCCCCGCGGTGGTCTGGGTCGCGTTGATCATGGGCGGTGTCTTCGGCCTGCTGATCGCCTACCCGTTCATCGAGCGGAAGGTCACCGGCGACGACGCACACCACAACCTGCTGCAGCGTCCGCGCGATGTACCGGTGCGTACCGCGATCGGTTCCATGGCAATCGCGTTCTACATGGTGCTGACCCTGGCCGCGATGAACGACATCATCGCGTTCAAGTTCCACATCTCGCTGAACGCGACCACGTGGATCGGCCGTATCGGCATGGTGGTGCTGCCGGCCATCGTGTACTTCATCGCCTACCGCTGGGCCATCTCGTTGCAGCGCAGCGACCGTGCGGTGCTGGAGCACGGCATCGAGACCGGCATCATCAAGCGTCTGCCGCACGGTGCCTACGTGGAGCTGCACCAGCCGCTGGGACCGGTCGACGATCACGGTCACCCGATCCCGCTGGAGTACCAGGGTGCTGCGCTGCCGAAACGGATGAACAAGCTCGGTTCGGCCGGCTCGCCGGGCACCGGCAGCTTCCTGTTCGCCGATCCGGCGGTCGAGCACGACGCGCTCACCGAGGCCGAACACGCCTCCGAGCACAAGGCACTGACCGCTCTGCGCGAACAGCAGGAGCGAAACGGCAACGGGGACACCAACGGTCATCACTGA